From Opisthocomus hoazin isolate bOpiHoa1 chromosome 10, bOpiHoa1.hap1, whole genome shotgun sequence, a single genomic window includes:
- the RAB27A gene encoding ras-related protein Rab-27A produces the protein MSDGDYDYLIKFLALGDSGVGKTSLLYQYTDGKFNSKFITTVGIDFREKRVVYRPNGPDGVGGRGQRIHLQLWDTAGQERFRSLTTAFFRDAMGFLLLFDLTNEQSFLNVRNWISQLQMHAYCENPDIVLCGNKSDLEDQRVVKEDEAKELAEKYGIPYFETSAANGNNVSKAIETLLDLIMKRMERCVDKSWIPEGVVRSNGHSSTEQLNEEQKKGKCSC, from the exons ATGTCTGATGGGGACTATGATTACCTCATAAAATTTCTAGCACTGGGTGATTCTGGAGTGGGAAAGACCAGCCTTCTTTACCAATATACGGATGGCAAATTTAATTCCAAATTTATCACAACGGTGGGCATTGACTTTCGGGAAAAGAGAGTG GTGTATAGACCCAATGGGCCAGATGGTGTTGGTGGCAGAGGACAGAGGATACATCTTCAGCTCTGGGacactgcagggcaggagag GTTTCGTAGCTTGACAACAGCTTTCTTCAGAGATGCCATGGGGTTCCTTCTACTCTTTGATCTGACAAATGAGCAAAGCTTTCTGAATGTCAGGAACTGGATAA GTCAGCTACAAATGCATGCATATTGTGAAAACCCCGACATTGTATTATGTGGAAACAAGAGTGATCTGGAAGACCAAAGAGTGGTGAAAGAAGACGAAGCTAAGGAACTTGCAGAAAAATATGG aaTACCGTATTTTGAAACCAGTGCAGCTAATGGGAATAATGTAAGCAAAGCCATTGAAACTCTGCTTGACCTCATTATGAAGCGCATGGAACGGTGTGTGGATAAATCCTGGATCCCAGAAGGGGTAGTGCGCTCCAATGGGCACAGCTCTACAGAACAGctgaatgaggagcaaaaaaaaggcaaatgtagCTGTTAA